AGGAGGTTAACCCTAACGTTAAAGAAGTACGCAATATTTCTATTTTTGAATGTTTTACAGTCATAAATGCCTCCACAGCAAATTGTTACTGAAAATCTATCACAATTCGCATATAATGTTAAGATTTTTTACATAACTGTAATAGGGAGGTTTCTTGTCACTATCTATGTGGTAATGATATACTAAAAAAAGGGAATGCAAAAAAAGGTGTGTTCCTACAAAAAAGGATGACTCTAAGTGAAAACAAAAGTAAAGTCAACAGAAGCTTCCATTGCCAGTGCAACTGGTAAACTATTAAGAAGCTATTTCGGTAAAGGACCCGGGGCATTATATGTATCCTTAGCCCATTCCTATTTAACGATTTATCTAAAAGACTTTATAACTCCGATGGAGAGTGTGTTACTCGAAAAAACAAAACATAAAAATAGAACAGGCACGAGATGTCGTCATGAATAAATGTATTCCTGAGCTAAAAAGGATATGGCAAAACGAATTTGGAATTACTGTACTACAACTTTATTATGATTGGAATTTAACAAACAAAAGCGGCATTCTATTTGCAGAAATAAAAGCAACACATATTATGAACAACTCCAGCTCGCTTTCAAACGAAGAAAGGACAGGAATTCATCAGGAGATAGAACGCTTTACAGAAAAGGCACAAAAAGCGCCTCGCAATATAAAGTCTGTTCGTTTAAATGAGCGAACCATTGTATCGAAGCGAGAGGATATCCTCGTTACCATTGAGAAAGAGCTCATTTCCTCCGGCTTTGAAGAAGAGTTAAGACTTTCTAAACGAAAGCTGGAAAAAAATATTATGGACAGAGAATATTTGGAATCCATTTTAAATCAACAAATGGAGGATATATTTGTTGATTGGAATTTCCATCATGACATAGGCTATGTAGTAATGATCCTACAAGCTGTATAGATACATGAACTGGCAGGAATGTCGAGACATTAGCGCTTGGACATAAACCGAAAAGGAAGCAAACCTTTTCGGCTTTTTTAATAAAATGAAATCAATCGTTGAGGGCTTTTCCCCCACTGGTTGCTACTACCACTAGGGTATGAATCGCCTTTGTACAGAATCGAGCGTTGCTGGCAGTTAACCTCCTGATTTCCCTGGGGTTCATTTGAAACATGGAAGGGTCGGTCTTACTGCTAGTTACATGCCAAGGTAAATGGAGACAGTTATCATCTTCAACAAGTAAAGGGAGAGGTTGCATGTATCGAATAGTTGCAATTGGACATAATCGGGTACGGGCTATCATCGCAGTAAATGAACAAGAGATGATTTTTGAAACTTATACAGAAGCGGAGAAATATCTTTTAGAAGCAAAAAAGGCAAATGTTATACCAGACAATTATAAATTGACTATCGAAAAACAATAAAGTGAAGCTTCATTCAGTGAAGGTTTTATCACCAGCTAATTGATGTGCCAAAAGGGTATGACTAATGGAATCTAAACAGGATCGGCTATTTGACTTGTGCTTTAAAAAAATGCTTCCGTCCAATTTTTGTAACATTGGATGGAAGCATAGAAGCAATATATGAAAACACGTTAGTCTTCCGGTTTATTTCTCTGAATCCTTCACCCGCTCTTCGTCTTTTACTGTAGCCTTCTTATCACTTGAAGAGAACCAACCAATGACAGCAATTCCTACAAGTACCACATAGAATATGACTTTCCATAAGGTTGAATGTGGAAAATCATGTGGGATAAGTGCGATATCTTCATGTGCAAGTACAATCAAACTAAGCTTCACACCAACCCAGCCGACAATAACAAAAGCAGCCACTTCTAAACCAGGTCGTTTATTCAACAATCCTACAAATATATTTGCCGCAAATCGCATAATAATTAACCCAATCATACCACCGGCAAACACGACTAAAAACTGTGCTGTATCTAGACTTCCTATATGACCTAATTCTGTTGCTGGCAAGGCAACGGCTAGTGCTACAGCAGCTAAGATAGAATCGACTGCAAAAGCAAGATCAGCAAACTCAACTTTCAACACGGTCATCCAAAAACTGCTTCCCTTTTTCTCCTTTGTCTGCTTGTCTTCTTCCACTCCTTTTCTCGGTTTAAACCGGTCATATAAATGTTTCAGAGATATGAATAGTAAGTAAAGCGCACCGAGTGCTTGTACCTGCCAAACATCAACTAAAAACGAAATAACGAATAATGATCCAAACCGGAGAACAAACGCACCAGCTAACCCGTAGAATAATGCTTTTTTACGCTGTTTTTCAGGTAAATGCCTCACCATAATCGCTAAAACAAGCGCATTATCTGCAGCCAACAGTCCTTCTAAACCAATAAGCACAACTAACACCCATAAATATTCGATCAGTAAATCAACGCCCATTCCTTATCTTCTCCTTCCTCTATGGCGATCGAAACTTTTCCAGTTAGGAAAAACCCCATCCGTGCTATAGCTCGCATACATTAGCCAAAAACAACAAATAGTGTAGCAAAGCTATAAAAAAAGGTTCCTACCAACCGGTAAGAACCACCAAAAACAGACCCTTACCAGGATTGGTAAAGGTCTCGCTAACAACGATCGTTGCCAATTCAGCCGGAGAATGATCTCGTAATGACGACTAAAATTGTACAGCTACTCCCCTTTATAAAAACTTGTTCAAAAAGATTTATCATAAAGATACTGCATGACAAAAAATAATCTCTTGAACATTTATTTATAGGAATAAAATCACTTTATTATTAAACCTCTTCTGAGGAGAAATGTCAACTATTAATTTACCAGATTACACCTCAATTGTTGCTTGCAAAATTTTATCCATGGAAGCTTGTAATGTTGCCAATTTATCTTTACTATCCGCTTCACTCGTTCCACGTACACCAAAATAACATTTAATTTTTGGCTCTGTTCCAGACGGGCGTAAGCAGATCCAACAATCCCGTTCCAAAATATACTTCACCATATTCTCTTTGGGCAGCTCGATGTTTTCGACTTGACCATCTTTAAATTTCCTTGTACCGGCCAAATAATCTTCTGTTTGTTCTACCTCCAGACCCCCAAATTTTTGTAAAGGCTCATTACGTACATAATCCATAATCAAACGAATTTTTTCTGAGCCTTGCTTTCCTTTTAGGGTGATAGATTGCATATTTTCAAAATAATAACCATGGCGAGCAAATAGTTCATATAAAGCATCTAAAAGTGTCTTGCCCTGTTGCTGCCAGTAGTACGCCATTTCACAAGCAATCATTGAAGCTTGTACTGCATCTTTATCACGAGCAAAGCTGCTAATTAAATACCCATAGCTCTCTTCATAACCAAAAACAAAGGATTCGCCTGTGCTATCAAACTCTCTAATTTTCTCACCGATAAATTTAAAGCCAGTTAATGTATTCAATGTCTTAATACCATAGTAATCAGCAACTGCCTTACCTAACTCAGATGTGACGACAGTCTTAATCATGCGTCCGGTTCTTAATAGCGCTTTGTCACTATGAGCTAGTAGATAATCTAGCATCAATGCCCCAAGCTGGTTGCCCGTCAACACTTGGTAATCACCTGCACTATTTTTCACTGCGACACCTAGTCTATCTGCATCTGGATCTGTAGCAAGTAGAATGGTTGCATTGGTTTGTTTACCTTGTTCAATAGCCATCGTAAATGCTTGGTGTTCCTCAGGATTAGGCGAAGCAACAGTTGAAAACTCTGGATCTGCAATCGCCTGCTCCTTTACCACGTGAACATTTGTAAAATTCAACTGTTTTAACCCTTTAGGTACGAGCTGAGAGGCAGTTCCATGTAACGGAGTAAAAACAATTGGCATCGTCTTTTCTTTAGCCATTTCATCTGCTGACCATTTTGAAATGCCCTGCAGCTTATCTAAATAAGCATTATCAATTTCATCTTTGATCCAATTGATTAACTCCTGCTCTTCTAATTCGTCCTGTTCCAAATAGGGAACAGATAGCTCATCCTCTACCTGATTAATATACGTAATAATTTCTGAGGCTTGACTCGGTGTAATTTGCCCACCATCTTCGTTATATACTTTAAAGCCATTATACTCCGGTGGATTATGGCTAGCTGTAATCATTACACCGGAAACGGTGCCTAAGTAACGTACAGCAAATGATAATAAAGGTGTAGGTCTTAAAGAAGAAAAAACATAGGCGGTAATTCCGTAAGCACCCAATACTTTAGCTGTTTCTAAAGCAAACTCCTTCGACATATGCCTCGAATCATAAGCAATGACAACGCCACGATCCTTTACATTTACAGTATGCTCCAGCAAATAGTTTGCTAGACCACTTACGGCTTTGCGAATCGTATAAACGTTCATACGATTTGTTCCTGCTCCCAAAACTCCCCGCATGCCACCAGTACCAAAGGTTAATTCTTTATAAAAAGCGTCCTCCAATGCGACAGGATCCGCTTTCAGTTGTTTCAGTTCCTGTTTTAAATTCGGTTCTAGATTTTGATATGAATCCCACTTTTCAAAAGTACGTTCCCAGCTCATCATTCACTTATCCTCCAACATTTTTATCTAAACGAGGAGTTTCCTATTCATTTTCATTTAATCATCGAAATTCCTCGCTGCGCCGACTAATAGTTAACTGCAATCAGTCAGTTTTTCTTTTTTACCTTCATACTATACGAATTTTAGCATATTTTCACTAATTATTCTATGGCAACCCTTTCATGTTTACATCCGCTGGAAAATGGTTAAACTTTACTAATATAGTATAAAACTCTTTTTTGCTCCCATGCTTTTCATCAGAATAATTAAACATTTAATTCACTCCCCAAAAGGTCACTTGGTCATTTTTGATACGAAATATAGTATATGGTGATTTAGTAAAACTACATCATATTGTGGTTTTTGGACAGTCATTTTTTAGAAAACACCCTTTGTGGTGGTAACGAACATTTTGTTTCTCGTACGTATTTCTTAATGTTAGCACATTTCTATATAAGAGGCTTATACATAAGACCCAAGTCTACTGGATAAAAGCAACGTATTTCAGTTTTCAATTACAAGATATACTTTCTATTTTTGGCATAAACAAGTAAAATAATGATATATGAACTCGGGAAAGTAGGGATGCACGTGGTAAATAAACGCTGGTTTCAATTTTTTGTGTTTTTTATTTTAGCTTTCACTTTAATTCTATTAATCTCGGTCACAGACTTTATATTTTTTCCCTTTATAAAAATAGTTGGTTCTGTAGCAGTACCTATTATCGGTGCTGGTATCCTTTACTACTTAACCAAACCTTTAATGTATTTTTTTGAACGTCTAAAAATCAATCGGATTATTTCGATAGTTCTTGTTTTTGTCGTGATGATACTGCTTGGTGTATTTGTATATATGTATATTGCGCCGATTGCGCAACAACAATTCCGCAATTTAATTGATAATGTTCCAAAAATGGTAGACTGGGCACAGGATATGATTTCCTTATGGCAATCTAATCAAACAGCTATTCCTGACCAAGTGAATAAGGCAATTAACGATTTTACCAATAATTTACAGTCGCATATTGACAGTGTTATCAATTATCTGTTTGGATTTATCGGGCAAATTATCGGCTTTGTTACATCATTAGTTCTTGTTCCTTTTTTCCTATTCTTTATGTTAAAGGACGGAGAAAAGCTAGTACCGTTTATTACGCAAATTTTTTCCAAAAAAAAGGCAGCCAATATACGTGCATTACTTTCCAAGCTCGATGCTACATTAACTTCTTTCATCCAAGGCCAATTAATTGTCAGCTTCGCTGTAGGAGTTTTATTGTTTATTGGCTACTTAATTATCGGCTTAAATTACTCTCTGACACTTGCATTGTTTGCTATGGTTATGAATGTTATTCCATTTGCGGGTCCGTTTATTGCTGTCATCCCTGCATTAATCGTTGGAGCCTTTCAGGAGCCAATTATGGTTGTTTGGGTAGCATTAGTAATGATTGCAGCACAGCAAATAGAAAGTAATTTAATTTCGCCAAATGTGATGGGGCGTGCACTAGATTTACATCCACTAACGGTAATTACGGTTATCTTGGCGGCTGGAAGCATCGCTGGCTTCTTAGGTATTCTGTTTGCAGTCCCATTCTACGCAGTAATTAAAACGATCATTCTTCATTTTTATCAAACATATGTAGATTCCAAAAAGAATAAAGAAGATGCGCTTATTTAAACATCTATAGCGAGGTCTGATTAAACAGACCTCGCTTTTTTGTTTCATACGGTTGTCCCACGTATAACTGACAGCAAGAACTGCTATTCTTTGCTTTGGATTGTTCCTATGCAGGTTCATTGATGGTTTAACTGTTCTTCCATTCTACGAGGCGAAGCCCAGTAGGAAGAGCGTAGGTTCCAACAGTAAGTTAAATGAACCCTTGTTTGACCAACATAACTTCTCGTTAGTAAGTGAAAACAAATCTTTTTAAATCCGTTTAACTACCTTCTTCACAGCAAGCTTCTTTAACTACATCGAAATCTATACACCATTGCGGATCCAACTTTATAGTAGCCAATTTTCTGATATATATAATTAGAAATCGGATTGGATACATCTGTGTACAAGCTACAAAACTGATACCCTTTATTAAGCAACTGCTGGCTTAATGCTGCAACTGCACTTGTAGCATAGCCATTTCCTTTAAAGTGGTCTGGTGTAAACACGGCATTAATAGCAGCTCCGTTCCTCGTCTTTCTTGAGCAATTAGCCATGGACACAAGTTGGTCATTTATCCGCCAAAAGAAAGCAGATTGCTCCTTAATAAACCGCCTTGCTATTTGCTCTGCACGTTGTAAGGAGATCTCTTCGCCAGCTTGCTTACCAAATTGTTGCAGCCAATCTATTAATAGGGGCAGATCCTGCTCTTTTGCCACAATTAGTTCTCCAGTCTGCCGAGCATGCTTTTTCACCTTATCTAGCTGGTAAATAAGTTCACGCATATGTACGGAGGCAGTACAGCCTGTAAGCTTTCCCCATTCCGCTGCAAAAGTAGTAGCGTACGATTCCGGACCTATGACACCAGGAACTCCCCAACCTCTGTTCCATAGATGTTCCACAATACATTGTACCGTCTCTTTGTCCATATTGCCTTCCAAATCAGGAAGTACCCAATTATGTGGTGGCGTACGTAAAAATGGATAGAGTAATTGACCATCCTTTTCTACCCATCCTAAATAACAGTCTCCCTGCTCCTGTTGCAAACGTTCCAAAATGCCAAGCATTAAATTATTACACGCTTCTTTCTTTAACAGCTCTTCTTCTACCATGTCCAGATAGTACTGTAATGACTTTGTAAATCGAACTTCCATTCAAGCCCCCCCCCCCCGCAAGAATTCTTTATAATATACATCGTTTTCCCTGTTTTGTAAACTTCATTTTCGTTACACTAGTGATGAGGAGGGATATGGAGATGACTCGAAAACAATTACAGGATAAGCTAGATGAATTAAAATCAGACTACGTACGAATACAAGGTGATTTAGATAAGCTGGAGTATGTACGCGGAAGAGTATCCTCGGCAGAGGAACAACTAATTCGCTTAGAAGGGGAAATTGCAGAAGTGCATCGGCAGTTGGATGAACTAAACACGTATCAGGACATGTCCTAATACTATGAAACGTCCTGTATAAAGTAATCAATCAGTACACGCTTTTACCACTCACTATTTATTAGATGAACATACGAGCAGTTGACTCGCAGTTAGATTCCCCGCGTACTGCCCAGTTACATGCGGTATAATCGAAAGAAGGAAGCTAATTAGCTTCCTTCTTTCGATTGACCATTACGCTGTATTTCCAGCTTTGCTTGGATTTTCGCTTTCTCTTTATTTGCTGGTGTCAAACTGACAATTCGATCTCCCACAGCGGGGACTGTCCGCATTTCTTCCGAATAAAACTTCAATTGCCCAGATGGCTTAATCAAATATAGAAATACGGTCGAATCATCTTTATCTGCTAAATATTGTTTGTAATTATATTGAGAGGTTAATGTTGTCTGTCTAAATACGTAGTGATTATCTAATTTATCGAGTAAATCTTCCATCGTAAATTTCTTATCAAACAGAATTCGGCCGCCTACTCTTGACACGACCTCTGATGTATCGCCACTAATTTGATCTAATGGACTTATTTTAAACACATTTGTTCTTCCATACTCTGGCATAAAAGTCGTACACACTAATGAATTAAATGCGTGATCATCGGTTGCTGCCAATAGATATTCATATGGAATGGTGTCTAAATTATATTCTGTCTGTTCCGACAAAATATTCCCGTGATAAAAGTTAATTCCTGCTTCTCGTACAGGACGCAGTTTTTCCCACGAGGAATCCACAATAATAACCGGGAAATCTGCTTTTGAAAGAGATTTAGCTAATTCTACCGTAAACCGATTGGCCCCGACAATAATTGCCCCAGGCCTTCCTTCCATGGATAGATGCAATTTCTTCGACAGCCAGCCGATAGAAAAACCATGTGCCACAACGGTAAAGAACACAAGCCCAAAGGTGAGCGTGGTTAAAATTTGCGCATCTTCATAACCTTGTTCTGCCAAAACTCCGGCAAAATAACCAGAAACCGTTAATGCCACAATCCCTCTTGGAGCAATCCAACCAACTAGTGCTTTTTCATTAAATGATAAGCTGGTTCCAATTGTGGAAAGGAAAATAGATAATGGGCGCACAATAAACATCATAAGCAGCACATAACCAATAATATTTGGACGGAATATGTGCAACAACGTTTCTATTTGCAAAGAAGCTGTCAACATAATGAAGATTGTCGAAATAAGCAGAATCGAAATATTCTCCTTAAAGTGACGCATATCGGAAATAGAACTAATCCCCATATTCGCCAGTGTTATTCCCATTGCTGTAACAGATAAGAGCCCCGTTTCATGAACGATTTCATCAGCTATTGTAAAACAAAGAATAACTACAATTACTACAGCAGGAGACTTTAAAAATTCTGGTATATGGCCGGTTTCAAACATCCAGCCAATTCCTCGTCCGCAAGCCCAGCCAAAGATGGCAGCAAATATGGAAGCGGCAAAGAATAATAATAGTTTGGCTACATCAGGATCTGATGCAGTTAAAAAGGTAATGATTTCAAAGGCAAAAACTGCAAGCAATGCACCGATTGGATCAACAATAATGCCTTCCCACTTTAAAATTTTTGCTGGTCTAGCTTTTAATTTTGACTGACGCAAAAGCGGCATAATAACGGTTGGACCGGTAACAATAAATAAGCCACCAATAACGAAGGCGACAGCCCAAGAAAGACCAGCAATATAATGTGCTGTTAAAGAACCTAGAATCCAGGCAATAAACGCCCCGACCGTTGAAATACGGAATACGGGTTTACCAAGTCCTCGTAATTCTTTAAAGCTTAAATTTAAACTCCCCTCAAATAATATAATTGCTACTGCAACCGAAATGATCGGACTATATAAACTGCCAAAGTCTTCTTCAGGGTTTAAAAAGCCCAAAATAGGTCCTGCCAACAGTCCTGTTATCGACATTACGACAATCGCAGGCATGCGATAACGCCACGCAATCCACTGTGAGCCAATCCCTAAAAGACCTATTAGCATGATTTCAAATAGTAATGATGGTACCATGTTATACCTCCTTGAACTAAAATATTATCGGTAAAGCTCCAGTTAATTGGAGGTATAGCAATGCTCCTCCAATCATAATACCCTTAACTATCGCTTTTAAATTGAAGGAGCAGAAGAATGAACTGCTTGCTTATAAATAGAGTTGTAAACCCATTTTCTTAAAACTCTGGTCTAAATTGTAAACCGGCTGCAAATAGCACGTGTTCACTTTTCATTTACCTTATCCGTTCAAAACATAAAACGATATTTTGGTCTTTCGAGCATCTTTTAAAAACGGGATAAATGAAACATTAAGCTAAAAACATTTTAAAGGGGAAAAGGGAGAATGTAAACAATTTTAAACAAATAAGTCTTAAAACATATAATTGCAAACTTTTTTTCTTTTCATGATGTGATCCAGCAATTTGTTATTTCATGGAGTTTTAGGTTTCATAAGTAGTTGAAAAGATGACGTTAAAAGCTTGGTACGTTTTTTATCCTGCATGTAACTTACAGTAAGAGCTATGCGTTCATTCATGCGGTGAAATATGAGTACGCCGGATATCCAACTTTAAGTCAAATGTCCGATCCGATTCAGAAGTCCTTGTTTATGCCTCTGCGGTACGAACAATCATAAAAGCCCTCCACTGTTGACGTTTCACTTTATCCTTTAAAGGATAAACCGTCTTAAAGGTACGAAGCAACTTTTATAGAAGGAATTAATTATACTTAGCATATACCGAGTACCCATATCTCATGATGAATGTGACAAGGATTTTTTAACCTTTTCTTTTATGTTCGTTGACATAGAAAACCGTTTACTGTTAAGATAATGACTGCTTTGTTATATTTTCAAACTACCGACAATAAAGGGCGAAAAATTCAGATTATATTGTCATTTTCATTTTTTTATTTGCTGGCAGCGGGGTAGCATTATTATTGTCTGTTAATTCACAAAAATAGAACCTTTGCTTTGCTTATATGAAAGGTGCGGCCTATACATTCGGAGGGAACGAACATGAAAAAAGACACATTTATTATTGGTTTTATGTTATTTGCTTTATTCTTCGGTGCTGGTAACTTAATCTACCCACCTGTACTAGGTGTAGCTTCAGGTACATCTTTTTTCCCTGCTATTGCAGGATTTGTAATTACTGGGATTGGAATACCCATCCTAGCTGTTACAGCAATTTCATATGTTAAAAACGACGCCAGAGAACTAGGAAATGATGTTCATCCTTTATTTGGTCTGATCTTTACCTGCCTCGTTTATTTAGCAATTGGCCCATTCTTTGGTATCCCGAGAGCAGCTACAGTTGGTTACGAAATGAGCATTGAGCCGCTTTTGAATGAAACGACACCATGGTCTTTATGGTTATTTACAAGTATATTTTTTCTCGCGGTTCTTTTAGTTAGCTTAAACCCATCCAAGATGGTTGATCGAATTGGACAGCTACTAACACCTATCCTATTACTTTCTATTGCAGCCCTAGTCATTGGTGGGTTCATTTTATTTGATCAACCCCTATCCTCGGCTTCCGAAGATTATGCCCAAACCCCCTTTTTCACAGGGTTTATTGAAGGATATTTAACGATGGATGCAATTGCTGCACTTGCATTTGGTATTATTGTTGTACAAACTTTTAAGGAGCGGGGGTTATCCACAAAAGGGGAAATCATCAAAGCAACCTTAAAGGCTGGAGCAGTTGCCGGGGTTGGACTAGCTACAGTCTATACAACGATGGGATGGATTAGTGCCAAAATGCCAAATGGGGATACATTTACAAATGGTGGAGAAATATTATCTCAAGCGGCCACACAAATATTTGGTACGTCAGGTACGTTATTATTAGGAATTATCGTTACATTGGCATGTTTCACAACGTCCGTAGGGCTTGTCGTTGCTGCTTCTCAATTTTTTTCAAAAATCAGTCCTCTATCCTATAAGTGGCTGACTGCAATTATTACACTGGCAAGTTTTATCATTGCGAACCAAGGTCTAAATACGATCATTCGTTTTTCCGTCCCTGTACTTGTATTTTTGTATCCAATCGCCATCGTCCTAATCATCCTTACATTCATGCGGTCAATGTTCAAAAATAAACAAGCTGTTTATCGAGGCGCTATCCTTTTCACAAGTATTGTTAGCTTATATGATGGATTACAAGAATTAGGCGTGCAAATGCCTGTTGCCTCTGAATATATGGCATTACTTCCCTTTTCAAATATTGGTTTAGGGTGGCTATTTCCTGCTGTAATTGGCAGTTTAATTGGGTGGGCACTGTCGAAACTACGGAATCAATAACAAAGAGGTAGAGTAACATATTAGCCCTCACTTATTCCAAATTAAAGTAACAGAAAAATCCCCACTTTAAGAGTAGAGAAATTGTCACGTAGTTATAAGCATTGCGACATCTATATTCTCGATTTGTTGGACCTACAAGTTGTGGGATCATAAGAGGCTTGGTACAGAAAAAGCGTTTTTCTTTTCAAGGAAACCACTACTGATTGATGTCTTACTTTATTTCTAATCTATCATTACTACTTATTCATGAAGCAAAATATGTTAAGATGGATGAGGTAAAGGAGGAAATCGAAAATGGGCGTACGTGAAGAAAAACTATTACAAACCTATTTTGGTTACCAACATTTTCGTCCAGGTCAAAAAGAAACGATTGACTTTATTATAAATGGGAAAAACATTCTTGCTGTTATGCCCACAGGGGGTGGAAAGTCACTTTGCTACCAAATTCCCGGGTTAGCTTTAGAAGGAACCGCCATTATTATTTCCCCGCTCATCTCATTAATGAAAGATCAAGTAGATGCATTGCAAGCTTTAGGAGTTACGGCTACGTATATTAATAGTACTTTATCTCCAGAGCAACAACAGACCTGTTTACGAGATATTTCGTTAGGGAGATATAAGTTTGTATATGTGGCTCCCGAACGATTTGAATCTAGCTTTTTTATGCGTGTGTTACGCCGCATACGAATATCCTTAATAGCTTTTGATGAAGCCCATTGTATTTCTCAATGGGGGCATGATTTTCGCCCCAGTTATCGCTCAATCATTCCGCAGTTGCAAAAACTCCCCCGTCAGCCAGTAGTGATAGCATTAACGGCAACAGCAACTACAGAAGTGATTCAAGATATTCAGCAGCAATTACATATTGAAAATGTGGTGAATACAGGTTTTGAACGGGAAAACTTAGCGTTTCATGTCGTAAAAGGAAAAGCTAAGCGCAATTATATTGCTTCTTTTTTAAACGAACGAAAATCAGAATCTGGCATTATTTATACAGCTACAAGAAAACAGACAGATACGCTTTACGACCAGTTGAAAGCTCAAGGTTATTCTGTAGCAAAGTATCATGCTGGTTTAACGGAATTGGAAAGAAAAAGAGCACAATCTGCCTTTATTCATGACGAAAAACAGCTAATGATAGCAACGAATGCGTTTGGAATGGGAATTGATAAATCAAACGTTCGTTTTGTCATTCATTATGCCATGCCGATGAATATTGAATCATACTATCAGGAAGCAGGCAGAGCAGGCAGAGATGGAGAAGCAAGTGATTGTATTCTGTTATTTTCACCACAGGATATTCAGTTGCAAAAATTTCTAATTGAACAATCCAATATGGACGAACCTGGTAAACAAGCAGAGTACCGAAAATTGCAAGCAATGACCAATTATTGCCACACACATAGCTGCTTA
This genomic interval from Virgibacillus pantothenticus contains the following:
- a CDS encoding cation:proton antiporter, with amino-acid sequence MVPSLLFEIMLIGLLGIGSQWIAWRYRMPAIVVMSITGLLAGPILGFLNPEEDFGSLYSPIISVAVAIILFEGSLNLSFKELRGLGKPVFRISTVGAFIAWILGSLTAHYIAGLSWAVAFVIGGLFIVTGPTVIMPLLRQSKLKARPAKILKWEGIIVDPIGALLAVFAFEIITFLTASDPDVAKLLLFFAASIFAAIFGWACGRGIGWMFETGHIPEFLKSPAVVIVVILCFTIADEIVHETGLLSVTAMGITLANMGISSISDMRHFKENISILLISTIFIMLTASLQIETLLHIFRPNIIGYVLLMMFIVRPLSIFLSTIGTSLSFNEKALVGWIAPRGIVALTVSGYFAGVLAEQGYEDAQILTTLTFGLVFFTVVAHGFSIGWLSKKLHLSMEGRPGAIIVGANRFTVELAKSLSKADFPVIIVDSSWEKLRPVREAGINFYHGNILSEQTEYNLDTIPYEYLLAATDDHAFNSLVCTTFMPEYGRTNVFKISPLDQISGDTSEVVSRVGGRILFDKKFTMEDLLDKLDNHYVFRQTTLTSQYNYKQYLADKDDSTVFLYLIKPSGQLKFYSEEMRTVPAVGDRIVSLTPANKEKAKIQAKLEIQRNGQSKEGS
- the brnQ gene encoding branched-chain amino acid transport system II carrier protein — its product is MKKDTFIIGFMLFALFFGAGNLIYPPVLGVASGTSFFPAIAGFVITGIGIPILAVTAISYVKNDARELGNDVHPLFGLIFTCLVYLAIGPFFGIPRAATVGYEMSIEPLLNETTPWSLWLFTSIFFLAVLLVSLNPSKMVDRIGQLLTPILLLSIAALVIGGFILFDQPLSSASEDYAQTPFFTGFIEGYLTMDAIAALAFGIIVVQTFKERGLSTKGEIIKATLKAGAVAGVGLATVYTTMGWISAKMPNGDTFTNGGEILSQAATQIFGTSGTLLLGIIVTLACFTTSVGLVVAASQFFSKISPLSYKWLTAIITLASFIIANQGLNTIIRFSVPVLVFLYPIAIVLIILTFMRSMFKNKQAVYRGAILFTSIVSLYDGLQELGVQMPVASEYMALLPFSNIGLGWLFPAVIGSLIGWALSKLRNQ
- the recQ gene encoding DNA helicase RecQ codes for the protein MGVREEKLLQTYFGYQHFRPGQKETIDFIINGKNILAVMPTGGGKSLCYQIPGLALEGTAIIISPLISLMKDQVDALQALGVTATYINSTLSPEQQQTCLRDISLGRYKFVYVAPERFESSFFMRVLRRIRISLIAFDEAHCISQWGHDFRPSYRSIIPQLQKLPRQPVVIALTATATTEVIQDIQQQLHIENVVNTGFERENLAFHVVKGKAKRNYIASFLNERKSESGIIYTATRKQTDTLYDQLKAQGYSVAKYHAGLTELERKRAQSAFIHDEKQLMIATNAFGMGIDKSNVRFVIHYAMPMNIESYYQEAGRAGRDGEASDCILLFSPQDIQLQKFLIEQSNMDEPGKQAEYRKLQAMTNYCHTHSCLTAYILDYFHASSETKCGRCSNCVERQEKVDMTEEAQKILSCVKRMGEQFGVGMTAKVLKGSKDKKIKQFRLHTLSTYGILSAYTEKELTEWIQFLIAEQLLATEEGKFPTLKLNQQSVDVLKGKRKVWMFTAPIPANETADYHEDLFTALRQLRKQLAEEQNVPPYILFSDATLKELSRYFPTTKEAMLLVKGVGERKFDQYGEAFLTVIQKWREEHPDVQKVIPIQEPRPAKKSVHKQDDRPSHLISYELFQSGKAIKDIVAIRELSAQTIENHLFKAFKEGYPIAWGVFFTSQEEEAILTARKELKEPKLKPLKESLPDTFDYTKIKAVLTKNGYL